In the Chitinophagales bacterium genome, one interval contains:
- a CDS encoding gliding motility-associated C-terminal domain-containing protein, whose translation MPFNNHLLKLFVFIAAMASLDVWATHYRSGDVTYELIAPFTYRVTIRTIAEDNAADRDTVRINWGDGSPEEVLARTNGPIVGGFHKGEFIGLGFKRNLYIGTHTYPGVPPPPNNFYVISFYDPARRNGITNINNGVSDQISFYVEDTLRFPADIASIGYNNSPIFRQDPIDYGNVNQLFVHSQNPWDSDGDSLTFELVSPLQYASLPVPNWQNPQNIPTPNDPTNQFKVDKFTGEISWDVPKQIGLFNVGILVKEYRRGILMGTILRDFHIIIDNKPNRPPQIAALQDTCIRAGDWLQINVTASDPDAGQLVTLTADGGPFIDVPNSLAQFTAQPPGNPTSGLFEWQPDCNQVRRQPYTVVFAAQDNFSQGGSQLPLTDNETWLIDVVAPPVKNPTATVAGNTVNITWQNPYFCASSPNFRGFSVWRKIGSNPFVPTYCETGLDGKGYTRLNTTLTQSYTFHDNDIVRGQQYCYRILAHFSRFSPNGIFEYDKVESVPSVEICVNVPLDIPVITNVSVNTTNTATGSSFIAWSKPRVGFNQLDTIQTPPPYTFEVYSGIGFNLANATLVQTYTANSYATLNDTTFQHNNINTQTTPNSYKIVFKSNGDSVGVTTVASSIFLTANPLDKSILLSWQENVPWSNDSFAIFKKNNTTSNFDSIGISHTHEFIDTGLINDSVYCYYVKSFGHYSVQNLKFPLINLSQESCAKPEDTVAPCPPILSVTNDCDKFSNSTWNDSTFVNHLSLSFTNASTCDNDAHHYNIYFAENGTDFIFIDSTADTVFNHTLTDNLAGCYFATSVDRLGNESPKSQVVCIDNCAYYQLPNTFTPNGDGKNDVFKPFMPYRFISRIEMSIFNRWGEKVFETTNPDILWDGTDYKTGKLLNDGIYLYGGYYYEKQRTGEIKKTLPPNQKGGGFIHLLKATY comes from the coding sequence ATGCCTTTTAATAATCATCTGTTAAAGCTATTTGTTTTTATTGCCGCAATGGCATCGCTCGATGTGTGGGCAACACACTACCGCTCTGGCGATGTTACTTACGAACTCATAGCTCCATTTACCTACCGTGTTACCATAAGAACTATTGCTGAAGATAATGCTGCAGACCGCGACACAGTGAGAATAAACTGGGGCGATGGTTCTCCGGAAGAAGTGCTGGCAAGAACAAATGGCCCTATCGTGGGCGGCTTTCACAAAGGGGAATTTATTGGGCTTGGCTTTAAACGAAATCTATACATCGGCACACACACATATCCCGGAGTGCCGCCCCCACCCAATAACTTTTATGTAATTTCTTTTTACGATCCGGCTCGTAGAAACGGTATTACCAACATCAACAATGGTGTTTCGGATCAAATATCTTTTTATGTAGAAGACACACTCCGCTTTCCGGCAGATATTGCAAGTATAGGCTACAACAATTCTCCCATCTTTCGCCAAGATCCTATTGATTACGGCAATGTGAACCAACTGTTTGTTCATAGCCAAAACCCTTGGGACTCCGATGGCGACAGCCTTACCTTTGAGCTTGTAAGTCCTTTGCAGTATGCCAGCTTACCTGTGCCCAACTGGCAAAATCCGCAAAATATACCAACCCCAAACGACCCTACCAACCAGTTTAAAGTAGATAAATTTACGGGAGAAATTTCATGGGATGTACCAAAGCAAATTGGGCTATTCAATGTTGGCATTTTGGTAAAAGAATACCGGAGAGGAATTTTAATGGGCACCATCCTGCGCGACTTTCATATTATTATTGACAACAAACCTAACCGCCCTCCGCAAATAGCAGCACTACAAGACACTTGCATTAGAGCAGGCGATTGGTTACAGATAAACGTAACTGCCAGCGACCCCGATGCGGGGCAATTGGTTACCCTTACTGCCGATGGCGGTCCATTTATTGATGTACCTAACAGTTTGGCTCAGTTTACAGCACAGCCTCCGGGCAACCCAACATCAGGACTTTTTGAATGGCAACCCGATTGCAATCAGGTACGCAGGCAGCCATACACAGTAGTGTTTGCTGCTCAAGATAATTTCTCACAAGGTGGTAGCCAATTACCGCTTACCGACAACGAAACTTGGCTGATTGATGTTGTAGCACCTCCGGTTAAAAACCCAACTGCTACCGTAGCCGGAAACACCGTAAACATTACTTGGCAAAATCCATACTTCTGCGCTTCTTCACCAAACTTCAGAGGCTTTTCTGTATGGCGCAAAATAGGCTCCAATCCGTTTGTGCCAACCTATTGCGAAACAGGATTAGATGGTAAAGGCTACACAAGATTAAACACAACACTCACCCAATCTTATACCTTTCATGATAATGATATTGTACGTGGCCAGCAATACTGCTACCGCATTTTAGCACACTTCAGCCGATTTTCTCCTAATGGTATTTTTGAATACGATAAAGTTGAAAGCGTACCTTCGGTTGAAATTTGTGTAAACGTACCGCTCGATATTCCAGTAATTACCAATGTAAGCGTAAACACAACCAATACGGCAACAGGTAGTAGTTTTATTGCTTGGAGTAAACCTCGCGTGGGCTTCAACCAGTTAGACACCATTCAAACACCACCGCCATATACTTTTGAAGTGTATAGCGGCATTGGTTTTAACCTAGCCAATGCAACCCTGGTGCAAACCTATACGGCAAACAGTTATGCCACCCTAAACGATACCACATTCCAGCACAACAACATCAATACACAAACCACACCCAACAGCTACAAAATTGTATTCAAATCCAATGGCGATTCCGTTGGCGTAACTACGGTTGCATCTTCCATATTTTTAACCGCCAATCCGCTCGATAAATCCATCTTGCTATCATGGCAAGAAAATGTGCCATGGTCAAACGATAGCTTTGCCATTTTCAAGAAAAACAATACCACCTCAAACTTCGATTCTATAGGCATTTCGCACACACACGAGTTTATTGATACCGGTTTGATAAACGATTCCGTTTACTGCTATTATGTGAAAAGTTTTGGGCACTATTCTGTTCAAAACTTAAAATTCCCGCTCATCAATTTATCGCAAGAAAGCTGTGCAAAACCCGAAGACACCGTAGCACCATGCCCACCCATACTTTCGGTAACAAACGATTGCGATAAATTCAGCAACAGCACATGGAACGACAGCACTTTTGTAAACCACCTCAGCCTAAGTTTCACCAATGCTTCAACCTGCGACAACGATGCCCACCACTACAATATTTACTTTGCCGAAAACGGCACCGATTTTATCTTTATAGACTCTACTGCCGATACTGTATTTAACCACACCCTTACCGATAATTTAGCAGGCTGCTACTTTGCAACCTCAGTAGATAGATTAGGAAACGAAAGCCCTAAAAGCCAAGTAGTTTGTATTGACAACTGTGCTTATTACCAACTCCCCAACACCTTTACTCCCAATGGCGATGGCAAAAACGATGTGTTTAAACCATTCATGCCATATCGTTTTATATCGCGTATTGAAATGAGCATTTTTAATCGCTGGGGTGAAAAAGTTTTTGAAACCACCAATCCCGATATCCTTTGGGATGGTACCGATTACAAAACAGGGAAACTGCTGAATGATGGAATTTATTTATATGGCGGCTACTACTACGAAAAACAACGTACCGGAGAAATAAAAAAAACATTGCCACCCAACCAAAAAGGAGGCGGTTTCATTCATTTACTTAAAGCAACCTACTAA
- a CDS encoding T9SS type A sorting domain-containing protein, which produces MKKILSALLLSLTITSIIASSGDTIKIQAHNKVPMTWYGNYDTFAVFPAATKQYNRIIMHYTLGCPTSGCSQWDYTTQIFLMKKTGAIDSTLSLVPNFTVNKNTIDTFIYSSTPTIKTSFNNNTKQTDTLAADSFLVRIFADTTTPYIQTDSFTAWSANYYNYLFDTTGAKVDSFWIAATDTKFVYKTQVYKKFDVMEPYELGRVITPYGGYYAKTWKNEYRFDITDFTPLLHDTVFFRAFYSGWSSGFTVTLDFDLIEGTPAREVRSVRNIYNGDFSYGNPNNPIENQLTLKNIQLASNETQAKLRFTPTGHGFGADNTDNCAEFCNKTYDVMVNNTLVATQNIWRDDCGMNPLMHQSGTWLYDRANWCPGSKGLTHEFELTPAITPNNFSLQVVPEPYEDLDPAGFNPIYTIYSQLITYGNPNFALDAAIEDVIAPNAHDAYKRFNPICANPKIIIKNNGSTPLTSARIYYGIEGKELFFYNWNGNLTFNQTETVSLPYRTISDSAHHTFKVWIGQPNGTTSDNFIWNDTLRVPTLIPPRYDSTFNFVLKTNKDFQETTWDLKDDDGNILYENTTLSASKVFNTTFELTEGCYQFTLNDTGKDGLSFFANQQTSGIGYARFAKNPSNAVFKTFEPDFGTQISQQFIVGNPYIFVPSAITELTPMKSFRTFPNPAQNMVTLELSFRTPTSFQIDMYNMMGKQVKTIFNGTGENFALPIDVAELPQGMYHLIISGKNFSEVKKVTVIR; this is translated from the coding sequence ATGAAAAAAATACTATCTGCGCTTTTACTTTCACTAACCATCACAAGTATTATAGCATCATCAGGAGATACCATTAAAATACAGGCACACAATAAAGTTCCTATGACCTGGTATGGCAACTACGATACTTTTGCTGTATTCCCAGCTGCAACCAAACAGTACAACCGCATTATTATGCACTACACCTTGGGCTGCCCAACCAGTGGTTGCTCGCAATGGGACTATACCACTCAAATTTTCTTGATGAAAAAAACAGGTGCCATAGATTCCACCTTATCACTTGTACCTAACTTTACAGTAAACAAAAATACCATAGACACTTTTATTTACAGCAGCACCCCCACCATAAAAACAAGTTTCAACAACAATACCAAACAAACCGACACACTCGCTGCCGATTCTTTCTTGGTAAGAATATTTGCAGACACCACCACTCCATACATACAAACCGACTCGTTTACAGCTTGGAGTGCCAACTACTACAACTACTTGTTTGACACTACAGGAGCAAAAGTAGATTCATTTTGGATTGCAGCCACCGACACCAAATTTGTGTACAAAACACAGGTGTACAAAAAGTTCGATGTAATGGAACCATACGAACTCGGCAGAGTAATTACACCTTATGGCGGCTACTATGCCAAAACTTGGAAAAACGAATACCGATTCGATATTACAGATTTCACCCCGCTCCTACACGATACCGTATTCTTTCGTGCATTTTATAGTGGCTGGAGCAGCGGCTTTACTGTAACCCTCGATTTCGATTTAATAGAAGGAACACCCGCACGCGAGGTGCGCTCAGTTCGCAATATTTACAATGGCGATTTTAGCTACGGCAACCCAAATAATCCTATCGAAAACCAACTTACACTAAAAAATATTCAACTTGCCAGTAACGAAACGCAAGCTAAGTTGAGGTTTACACCCACCGGACACGGATTTGGTGCCGATAACACCGACAACTGTGCAGAATTTTGCAATAAAACCTACGATGTAATGGTGAACAATACATTGGTTGCAACCCAAAATATTTGGCGCGATGATTGCGGTATGAATCCACTCATGCACCAAAGTGGTACATGGCTATACGACCGCGCCAACTGGTGCCCGGGCAGCAAAGGCTTAACCCACGAATTTGAACTTACACCCGCCATTACACCTAATAACTTTTCGCTGCAGGTAGTACCCGAGCCTTACGAAGATTTAGACCCCGCAGGTTTCAATCCTATTTACACCATCTATTCACAACTCATTACCTATGGCAACCCTAATTTCGCCTTAGATGCCGCCATAGAAGATGTAATTGCACCCAATGCACACGATGCATACAAACGCTTCAACCCAATTTGTGCCAATCCTAAAATTATTATTAAAAACAATGGAAGTACGCCACTTACCTCTGCTAGAATTTACTACGGCATAGAAGGCAAAGAATTATTCTTCTATAACTGGAACGGAAACCTTACCTTTAACCAAACCGAAACCGTATCGTTGCCATACCGCACCATTAGCGATTCGGCACACCATACTTTTAAAGTATGGATTGGGCAACCCAATGGCACTACCAGCGATAACTTTATTTGGAACGATACCCTGCGCGTACCCACTTTAATACCACCGCGCTACGATAGTACTTTCAATTTTGTTCTAAAAACAAACAAAGATTTCCAAGAAACAACCTGGGACTTAAAAGACGATGATGGTAATATCTTATACGAAAACACTACGCTTTCTGCCAGCAAAGTATTCAATACCACTTTTGAACTTACCGAAGGCTGCTACCAGTTTACACTCAACGATACAGGAAAAGATGGCCTAAGCTTTTTTGCCAACCAGCAAACTTCCGGTATAGGCTACGCACGCTTTGCAAAAAACCCGTCTAACGCAGTCTTTAAAACCTTTGAACCCGATTTTGGAACACAAATTTCGCAACAATTTATTGTTGGCAACCCATATATTTTTGTTCCTTCTGCCATAACTGAGTTAACCCCAATGAAATCGTTTCGCACCTTCCCCAACCCTGCACAAAATATGGTTACATTAGAACTATCGTTCCGCACACCAACTTCTTTCCAAATAGATATGTATAACATGATGGGAAAACAGGTAAAAACCATTTTTAATGGAACGGGCGAAAATTTTGCACTACCTATTGATGTTGCCGAACTTCCACAAGGCATGTACCATCTAATTATTTCCGGAAAAAATTTTTCGGAAGTAAAAAAAGTTACTGTAATCCGATAA
- a CDS encoding T9SS type A sorting domain-containing protein yields the protein MKKLFTICSSLFVSGALLAQVCSPTPPLSEPKFDPKPDSVPCMVKNQAYEQTFKFRIPDAAGSFTINWMAIDSVTNLPTGLTYELNKPLGSQYNANETGCVKLSGTPTSAAGQYRLGIWVRIKVNNALTLPGELYEVASSQNAPDANKYIIWVRLKDQAGNTCPCVDTTKTTTNDIKLYTGTETMCPEVGTTPNGISDVQSAISQLSIVPNPVTNAAVVEFVSEKTAAYTAKITNLIGKEVMRKSVEIKAGNNSISFNRNELPGGVYFFSLTDGKGLITKRFIVE from the coding sequence ATGAAAAAACTATTTACAATTTGTTCAAGCCTGTTTGTTTCAGGTGCTTTATTAGCTCAAGTATGTAGCCCAACACCGCCACTTTCTGAGCCTAAATTTGATCCAAAACCAGATTCAGTTCCTTGCATGGTAAAAAATCAGGCATACGAGCAAACCTTTAAGTTCAGAATTCCAGATGCTGCCGGAAGCTTTACTATTAACTGGATGGCTATTGATAGCGTAACCAACCTCCCTACAGGTTTAACTTACGAGTTAAACAAACCATTGGGTTCTCAATACAATGCAAACGAAACTGGTTGCGTAAAACTATCAGGAACACCAACTTCTGCTGCAGGTCAATATCGTTTAGGAATTTGGGTAAGAATTAAAGTAAACAACGCTCTAACTTTACCTGGAGAACTTTATGAAGTTGCCAGCAGCCAAAACGCTCCTGATGCAAACAAATACATTATTTGGGTACGTTTGAAAGACCAAGCCGGCAATACTTGCCCTTGCGTTGATACAACTAAAACTACTACCAACGATATTAAACTATACACCGGAACAGAAACTATGTGCCCAGAGGTTGGTACCACTCCAAATGGAATTTCTGATGTGCAAAGCGCTATCAGCCAATTGAGCATTGTGCCAAATCCGGTTACAAATGCAGCCGTAGTAGAATTTGTTTCTGAAAAAACAGCTGCTTACACTGCAAAAATCACCAACTTAATTGGTAAAGAAGTTATGCGTAAAAGCGTAGAAATTAAAGCCGGAAACAACAGCATTTCTTTCAACAGAAACGAGTTGCCTGGTGGAGTTTACTTCTTCTCTCTTACCGATGGTAAAGGTTTAATTACTAAACGCTTTATAGTAGAATAA
- a CDS encoding cobalamin B12-binding domain-containing protein, which translates to MSQPIRVLVAKVGLDGHDRGAKVIATALKDAGMEVIYTGLRQTPEMVVSTALQEDVDAIGVSILSGAHMTVFPKILALLKEKNLEHVLVTGGGIIPESDATQLYALGCGKLFSPGTPTAEVAQYIQQQINLKRVLQ; encoded by the coding sequence ATGTCACAACCTATTCGAGTTTTAGTAGCAAAAGTTGGATTAGACGGACACGACCGCGGGGCTAAAGTAATTGCCACAGCCCTTAAAGATGCAGGAATGGAAGTTATTTACACCGGCTTACGGCAAACTCCCGAAATGGTTGTGAGCACAGCATTGCAGGAAGATGTAGATGCCATTGGCGTAAGTATTCTTTCTGGTGCACACATGACCGTGTTTCCTAAGATTTTGGCATTGCTGAAAGAAAAAAATTTAGAGCACGTATTAGTTACCGGTGGGGGCATTATACCCGAAAGCGATGCTACACAACTCTATGCTTTGGGTTGTGGCAAGTTGTTTTCACCAGGCACTCCCACTGCAGAAGTTGCACAATACATACAGCAACAAATCAACCTAAAAAGAGTACTACAATAA
- the rny gene encoding ribonuclease Y translates to MIYIIAAIAAALAGVAVGFFIGKSSSKSAVEQIEAAAKETAEKKLADADKKVADAKTQAEKILADAQRNAENNKKDKMLEAKEHFIQLKTKHESEVLERSKKLTERETSLKQQQQELSKSQADFSKKEKEVEQYRDNLSKQLDQLNAKKEQLEKSHEIFVQKLEQISHLSKEDAKRELVESMKKAAETDALSYVKAAIDDAKSKANKEAKRIIIQSIQRTASEVTIENTVSVFNLDSDEQKGQIIGREGRNIRALEAATGCEFVVDDTPEAIIISGFDPIRREIARLSLQRLVTDGRIHPARIEEVVTKTTKQLNEHILEIGERTVIDLGIQGMHQELIRYVGRMRFRSSYGQNLLQHSREVANLCATMAAELGLSPKLAKRAGLLHDIGKVPDEESELSHALLGAKICEKYGEHPSVINAVGAHHDEMEMKFVIAPLVQVCDAISGARPGARREIMEGYLQRIKDLENLAVSFEGVEKAYAIQAGRELRVIVEADKVDDKKSEELSFVISQKIEKEMTYPGQVKVTVIREKRSVSVAR, encoded by the coding sequence ATGATTTACATCATAGCCGCCATAGCAGCAGCATTAGCAGGTGTAGCAGTTGGCTTTTTCATTGGCAAATCCAGCAGCAAAAGCGCAGTTGAACAAATTGAAGCAGCAGCAAAAGAAACAGCCGAAAAAAAGTTAGCCGATGCCGATAAAAAAGTAGCCGATGCGAAAACACAAGCAGAAAAAATACTTGCAGATGCACAACGCAATGCCGAAAACAACAAAAAAGACAAAATGCTTGAAGCAAAAGAGCATTTTATACAACTAAAAACCAAGCACGAAAGCGAAGTTTTAGAACGCAGCAAAAAACTTACCGAGCGCGAAACCAGCTTAAAACAACAACAACAAGAACTATCTAAATCGCAGGCCGATTTTTCTAAAAAAGAAAAAGAAGTAGAGCAATATCGCGATAACTTAAGCAAGCAATTAGACCAACTAAATGCTAAAAAAGAACAGTTAGAAAAAAGCCATGAAATTTTTGTTCAAAAGCTAGAACAAATAAGCCACCTATCTAAAGAAGATGCTAAACGCGAATTAGTAGAAAGCATGAAAAAAGCTGCCGAAACCGATGCGCTTTCGTACGTTAAAGCAGCCATAGACGATGCTAAGTCCAAAGCCAATAAAGAGGCAAAACGCATTATCATTCAATCAATTCAAAGAACAGCCTCAGAGGTTACAATAGAAAACACCGTAAGTGTATTTAACCTCGATAGCGATGAACAAAAAGGGCAAATTATTGGGCGCGAAGGAAGAAACATCCGCGCACTCGAAGCCGCAACCGGCTGCGAATTTGTGGTAGATGATACGCCCGAAGCCATTATTATTTCCGGTTTCGACCCTATTAGAAGAGAAATTGCACGCCTCAGTTTACAACGCCTTGTAACCGATGGCAGAATTCACCCTGCAAGAATTGAAGAAGTAGTAACAAAAACTACCAAGCAACTCAACGAACATATTTTAGAAATTGGCGAAAGAACCGTAATAGATTTGGGCATACAAGGCATGCACCAAGAACTTATTCGCTATGTGGGTAGAATGCGTTTCCGCTCTTCGTATGGGCAAAACCTACTACAACACAGCCGTGAAGTTGCTAACCTCTGCGCCACCATGGCGGCAGAATTGGGCTTAAGTCCTAAATTGGCAAAACGCGCAGGTTTACTACACGATATTGGCAAAGTACCCGATGAAGAAAGCGAATTAAGCCACGCATTGCTGGGCGCCAAAATATGCGAGAAATACGGAGAACACCCATCGGTAATAAATGCAGTAGGTGCCCACCACGATGAAATGGAAATGAAATTCGTGATTGCACCTTTAGTACAAGTTTGCGATGCCATTAGCGGTGCCCGCCCCGGTGCCCGCAGAGAAATAATGGAAGGCTATTTACAGCGTATTAAAGACTTAGAAAACTTGGCTGTAAGTTTTGAAGGTGTTGAAAAAGCTTATGCCATACAAGCAGGAAGAGAACTGCGTGTAATTGTAGAAGCCGATAAAGTGGATGATAAAAAAAGCGAGGAACTCTCTTTTGTAATATCACAAAAAATAGAGAAAGAAATGACTTATCCCGGTCAAGTAAAAGTTACCGTTATACGCGAAAAAAGAAGCGTAAGCGTAGCACGCTAA
- a CDS encoding cell division protein ZapA, with product MEHNESLQHIQVAIAGRQYPLKIRKGEEEKVQRAVALVNDKINEYQQVYAGKDRQDYLAMCVLMLAVEYEALKTGSLHQKSNESEQLSEINQLLEAVLS from the coding sequence ATGGAGCATAACGAATCGTTGCAGCATATACAAGTGGCTATTGCCGGAAGGCAGTATCCACTAAAGATACGCAAAGGTGAAGAAGAAAAAGTGCAACGTGCCGTAGCTTTGGTAAATGATAAAATAAATGAATACCAGCAGGTATATGCCGGCAAAGATCGGCAAGATTACCTTGCAATGTGTGTGTTGATGTTGGCTGTTGAATATGAAGCCCTTAAAACAGGCAGTCTTCACCAGAAAAGTAATGAAAGCGAACAACTTTCAGAAATAAACCAACTGCTCGAAGCAGTACTATCATAA